GCACGGATGGGCCTCCACTTCGGTGGTGTACAGGGGGTCGTGGTCGTCACCGATTGTGTCACGCCAGCCCGGTCGCGGCCTGGGACGTCCCGCCCAGCGGAGCCGTCCCGGCGTGCTGGAGGATCCACGCGTGCATCGCGACGGCCGCGGCGGCACCGACGTTGATGGACCGGGTCGAGCCGTACTGGGTGATGTGCAGGACCTCGGAGCACCCGGCGATCGCCTCGGGGCTCAGCCCGGCCGACTCCTGCCCGAAGAGCAGGACGCAGCGCTCGGGCAGCGCCCGGTGCTCGAGCGGGCGGGACCCGGGGACGTTGTCGATCCCGATGACGGGAATCCCCTCCGCGGCCGCCCAGGCGAGGAGCGCCGGGGCGTCCGGGTGGTGGTGCAGGTGCTGGTAGCGGTCGGTGACCATCGCCCCGCGCCGGTTCCACCGGCGCCGCCCGACGATGTGCACGCCGGCGACCGCGAAGGCGTTCGCCGTGCGCACCACCGAGCCGATGTTGAGGTCGTGGGCGAAGTTCTCGATCGCCACGTGCAGGGGGTGCCGCCGGGCGTCGATGTCGGCGACGATCGCCTCGATGCGCCAGTAGCGGTAGCGGTCGACGACGTTGCGGCGGTCCCCGGTGGCGAGGAGCTCGGGGTCGTAGCGCGGGTCGTCGGGCCACGCCTGCGGTCCGCCGGGCCACGGCCCGACGCCCACCTCCGACGCAGGCCGGAGCTCCCGCCGCTCCGCCTCCGGCCGCTCCGCCTCCGGCTCATGCCGCTCGGGGGCCGTCATGCCGGTGCGGTGCGGCCCGCCCCGCCGTCCTCGTCGGGCGCCGCGTAGGTCACCGCGGGCGCCAGCCGGACGACCGGGTCGCTCGCCTGGAAGTACTCCGCCGGGCCGAAGCCGAGGACCCGCGCGACGAGCGCGGCCGGGAAGGCGGTGACGCGCGTGTTGAGCTGGCGGACGTTCGCGTTGTAGAAGCGACGGCCCGCGGCGATACGGTCCTCGGTGTTCGTCAGCTCCGACTGGAGGGCGAGGAAGTCCTCGCGGGTACGCACCTCGGGGTGCGCCTCGGCGACGGCGAAGAGCCGCCCGAGCGCGGCGGTCAGGGCGTTCTCCTGCTCGGCCTGCCGCGCGGGTCCCACCCCCGGTGCCGCCGCCTCGGCGCGGGCGCGGTCGACGTCGGCCAGCACCTCGCGCTCGGGGCCGGTCACGGCCCCCACGGTCCGGACGAGGAGGGGGACGACGTCGTGGCGACGCTCGAGCTCGACGTCGACCTGGCGCCAGGCCTCCTCGACGAGGACGCGCATCCGCGCGAACCGGTGGTACGTCGTCGCCACCCAGGCGACGGCGCCGAGGACGAGCAGCCCGAGCACGACGAGCGTGATGGTCCAGGCGTCCACGGATACCCGCCTTCCGTCGTCAGGAGTCTCGCGGCTGCGATTGAACCACAGCGGGCCTCAGGCGAGCCCGAGGTCGGCGAGGCCCAGCGCGGCCAGGTACGGCACGCCGGCGGCCTCGATCCGCTCGCGGGCGCCGGTGTC
The sequence above is a segment of the Georgenia faecalis genome. Coding sequences within it:
- a CDS encoding TrmH family RNA methyltransferase; protein product: MTAPERHEPEAERPEAERRELRPASEVGVGPWPGGPQAWPDDPRYDPELLATGDRRNVVDRYRYWRIEAIVADIDARRHPLHVAIENFAHDLNIGSVVRTANAFAVAGVHIVGRRRWNRRGAMVTDRYQHLHHHPDAPALLAWAAAEGIPVIGIDNVPGSRPLEHRALPERCVLLFGQESAGLSPEAIAGCSEVLHITQYGSTRSINVGAAAAVAMHAWILQHAGTAPLGGTSQAATGLA
- a CDS encoding LemA family protein, which translates into the protein MDAWTITLVVLGLLVLGAVAWVATTYHRFARMRVLVEEAWRQVDVELERRHDVVPLLVRTVGAVTGPEREVLADVDRARAEAAAPGVGPARQAEQENALTAALGRLFAVAEAHPEVRTREDFLALQSELTNTEDRIAAGRRFYNANVRQLNTRVTAFPAALVARVLGFGPAEYFQASDPVVRLAPAVTYAAPDEDGGAGRTAPA